A window of Ictalurus furcatus strain D&B chromosome 18, Billie_1.0, whole genome shotgun sequence contains these coding sequences:
- the taok1b gene encoding serine/threonine-protein kinase TAO1 — protein MPSTSRAGNLKDPELAELFFKEDPEKLFTDLREIGHGSFGAVYFARDVRTAEVVAIKKMSYSGKQSNEKWQDIIKEVKFLQRIQHPNSIEYKGCYLREHTAWLVMEYCLGSASDLLEVHKKPLQEIEIAAITHGALQGLAYLHSHNMIHRDIKAGNILLTEPGQVKLADFGSASIASPANSFVGTPYWMAPEVILAMDEGQYDGKVDIWSLGITCIELAERKPPLFNMNAMSALYHIAQNESPTLQSSEWTDYFRNFVDSCLQKIPQDRPQSEDLLQHAFVQRERPETVLIDLIMRTKDAVRELDNLQYRKMKKILFQEAHNGPATEAQEGDEEPEHGAGHTGTVNSVGSNQSIPSMSISASSQSSSVNSLPDAADDKSELDLMEGDHTVMSNSSVIHLKPEEEEVYRDDPEARSHPSEPQAAPAQPPPRKYHRNREHFATIRTASLVTRQMQEHEQDSELREQMSGYKRMRRQHQKHLMALENKLKAEMDEHRLKLDKELETQRNSFAAEIEKLVKKHQASMEKDAKSFANDEKKFQQHIQVQQKKELSSFLESQKREYKLRKEQLKEELNENQSTPKKEKQEWLSKQKENIQHFQAEEEANLLRRQRQYLELECRRFKRRILIAKHNVEQDLVREELNKRQTQKDLEHAMLLRHHESMQELEVRQLGTIHKMRTELIRLQHQTELTNQLEYNKRRERELRRKHVMEVRQQPKSLKSKELQIKKQFQDTCKIQTRQYKALRNHLLETTPKSEHKAVLKRLKEEQTRKLAILAEQYDHSINDMLSTQALRLDEAQEAECQVLKMQLQQELELLNAYQSKIKMQTDAQHDRERKELEQRVSLRRALLEQKIEEEMVTLQNERSERIRSLLERQAREIEAFDSESMRLGFNNMVLSNMASSDSHSHSFPGAPGAWGSPHSAGSQGPHWGGQQSHHHHHHHHHHHQHHASQSSSIQQPWGHSGHPPWGHHGTGGNQRSSSGGARNSPQAARRTSAGGRSEQGMSRSASIASQISNGSHLSYT, from the exons ATGCCCTCCACCAGCAGGGCAGGGAACCTCAAGGACCCCGAGCTCGCAGAGCTGTTCTTTAAGGAAGATCCTGAGAAGCTCTTCACTGATTTGCGCGAGATTGGACATGGCAGCTTCGGAGCTGTGTATTTT GCACGTGATGTGCGGACCGCAGAGGTGGTGGCCATTAAGAAGATGTCCTACAGTGGAAAACAATCCAATGAG AAATGGCAGGATATCATTAAAGAAGTAAAATTCCTTCAGAGAATACAGCACCCGAACAGCATAGAATATAAAGGATGCTACCTACGGGAACACACAGCATGG CTTGTAATGGAGTACTGTTTGGGTTCAGCTTCCGACCTCCTTGAAG ttcATAAAAAGCCCCTTCAGGAAATCGAGATTGCAGCGATCACCCATGGTGCTTTGCAGGGGCTTGCCTACCTTCACTCTCATAACATGATTCACAG GGATATCAAAGCTGGGAACATCCTACTGACTGAACCTGGTCAGGTCAAACTGGCAGACTTCGGTTCTGCCTCCATTGCTTCACCGGCCAATTCCTTTGTGGGGACGCCATATTG GATGGCTCCTGAGGTGATTCTGGCTATGGATGAGGGGCAGTATGATGGAAAAGTAGATATCTGGTCTCTTGGGATCACCTGTATAGAACTAG CTGAGAGGAAGCCCCCTCTGTTCAATATGAATGCAATGAGTGCCTTATACCATATAGCGCAGAATGAGAGCCCAACACTGCAGTCTAGTGAATG GACGGATTACTTTAGAAATTTTGTTGACTCTTGTCTTCAGAAAATCCCCCAAGACAGACCACAATCAGAGGACCTGCTACAG CATGCATTTGTTCAGCGAGAGAGACCAGAGACTGTCCTGATTGACCTGATCATGCGGACCAAAGACGCAGTCCGGGAGCTGGACAACCTGCAGTACCGCAAGATGAAAAAGATACTGTTTCAGGAGGCCCACAATGGGCCAGCTACTGAGGCCCAAGAAGGAGATGAG gagcctGAGCATGGAGCTGGGCATACAGGAACAGTGAACAGTGTAGGAAGTAACCAGTCCATCCCCAGCATGTCCATCAGTGCCAGCTCACAGAGCAGCTCTGTCAACAGCCTTCCTGATGCTGCGGATGATAAGAGTGAACTGGACCTGATGGAAGGAGACCACACCGTCATGTCCAACAGCTCTGTCATACACCTCAAACCT gaagaggaagaggttTACCGAGATGACCCAGAGGCACGCAGTCATCCCTCCGAGCCCCAGGCAGCTCCAGCACAGCCGCCCCCGCGCAAATACCACCGCAACCGCGAGCACTTTGCCACCATTCGCACAGCCTCACTG GTGACGAGGCAGATGCAAGAACACGAGCAGGATTCAGAGCTGAGAGAGCAGATGTCTGGCTATAAGCGCATGAGACGGCAGCACCAGAAGCACCTGATGGCCCTGGAGAACAAGCTCAAGGCTGAGATGGACGAGCACAGACTGAAGCTGGACAAGGAGCTGGAGACTCAGCGGAATAGTTTCGCAGCCGAGATAGAGAAACTGGTCAAGAAGCACCAAGCATCCATGGAGAAAGAT GCCAAGTCATTTGCCAATGATGAGAAGAAGTTCCAACAGCACATCCAGGTCCAGCAAAAGAAAGAGCTAAGCAGCTTTCTTGAATCCCAGAAACGAGAGTATAAACTACGCAAGGAGCAACTGAAAGAG GAGTTGAATGAGAACCAGTCCACACCCAAGAAGGAGAAGCAGGAATGGTTGTCCAAGCAGAAGGAGAACATCCAGCACTTTCAGGCTGAGGAAGAAGCCAACCTACTGCGCCGACAGCGGCAGTACCTAGAGCTTGAGTGCCGGCGCTTCAAACGCCGCATCCTCATTGCCAAACACAATGTAGAGCAGGACCTCGTGCGAGAA GAGCTGAATAAGCGTCAGACGCAGAAGGACCTGGAGCACGCCATGCTGCTGCGTCACCACGAGTCCATGCAGGAGCTGGAGGTGAGACAGCTAGGCACCATCCACAAAATGAGGACCGAGCTCATCCGGCTGCAGCACCAGACCGAGCTCACCAACCAGCTGGAGTACAACaagcgcagagagagagaattgcgCCGCAAGCATGTCATGGAGGTCCGGCAGCAGCCCAAGAGCCTAAAG TCCAAAGAGCTACAGATCAAGAAGCAGTTTCAGGACACGTGTAAGATCCAGACACGGCAGTACAAGGCCCTGCGGAACCACCTGCTTGAGACCACGCCTAAGTCAGAACACAAGGCGGTGCTGAAGAGACTCAAGGAGGAGCAGACAAGAAAACTGGCCATTCTCGCTGAGCAGTATGATCACTCCATCAATGATATGCTCTCCACACAGGCT TTGCGACTGGATGAAGCTCAGGAGGCAGAGTGTCAGGTGCTGAAGATGCAGCTACAGCAGGAGCTGGAGTTGCTGAACGCGTATCAAAGTAAAATCAAGATGCAGACAGATGCACAGCACGATCGCGAGAGGAAAGAGCTGGAACAGAGAGTCTCGCTGCGCAGAGCTCTTCTGGAACAGAAG ATTGAGGAGGAGATGGTGACATTGCAGAACGAGCGTTCAGAGAGAATCCGCAGCCTGCTGGAGAGGCAGGCACGTGAGATTGAAGCCTTCGACTCAGAGAGCATGCGTCTAGGCTTCAACAACATGGTGCTGTCCAACATGGCCTCGTCTGATAGTCACAGCCACAGTTTTCCAGGTGCCCCAGGTGCATGGGGTTCACCGCACAGTGCTGGATCACAGGGGCCACACTGGGGTGGCCAGCAgagccatcatcatcatcatcaccaccaccaccaccatcagcaCCATGCAAGCCAGAGCAGCTCCATCCAGCAGCCCTGGGGACACAGCGGTCATCCTCCCTGGGGCCACCATGGCACAGGTGGCAACCAGCGGTCCAGTAGTGGCGGGGCACGGAACAGCCCTCAGGCTGCGCGGCGAACCTCAGCGGGAGGTCGCAGTGAGCAGGGGATGAGCAGGAGCGCCAGTATTGCCTCTCAGATCTCCAACGGCTCGCACCTGTCATACACATAA
- the LOC128622025 gene encoding LOW QUALITY PROTEIN: protein ABHD15 (The sequence of the model RefSeq protein was modified relative to this genomic sequence to represent the inferred CDS: substituted 1 base at 1 genomic stop codon): MWEFFFCLMPFMFLFTIAMLFQSKWICHLVEEGTRQLTLHIWIIICSILKLPHPSVLYGTGDKESKIKLIYKSTALANNLIQNCKALACAPLARWPKADPHLQMFFNFLWPIEDDAQEHCGITFTRDHLLIQDGGIVALDWAVRLKDLNAQAKREHYLGERAPGCHTCTPSIIILIPNALGKITQNLLSLCRLALQQGFYPVVFHCRGHGRCPLTTPRYQEFGDPSDLVQVVLYIKSRHPSSDLFAISEGSGSGLMLSYLGERGSSSYLVAAACISPVFXGQLFFETPCPKLYHEASLFYRKLQMSR, encoded by the coding sequence ATGTGGGAATTCTTCTTCTGCCTGAtgcctttcatgttcctgttcaCGATTGCTATGCTTTTTCAATCAAAGTGGATTTGCCATCTTGTAGAGGAAGGAACGAGGCAGCTAACTCTGCATATATGGATCATAATCTGCTCGATATTGAAGCTTCCACACCCCAGTGTTTTGTATGGCACTGGGGACAAGGAGTCAAAAATCAAGCTGATCTACAAATCGACAGCTCTGGCAAACAACCTCATACAGAACTGTAAAGCTTTAGCATGTGCTCCACTGGCTAGGTGGCCAAAAGCAGACCCTCATTTACAAATGTTCTTCAATTTCTTATGGCCCATTGAGGATGATGCACAAGAACACTGTGGAATAACCTTTACCAGGGATCATTTACTAATACAAGATGGTGGTATCGTAGCACTAGATTGGGCTGTCAGGCTTAAAGACCTGAATGCTCAGGCTAAGAGGGAACATTATCTAGGAGAAAGAGCTCCAggctgccatacctgcactccATCCATTATCATTCTGATTCCTAATGCTTTGGGGAAGATCACGCAGAATTTGCTGAGCTTGTGTCGCTTGGCTCTGCAGCAAGGTTTCTACCCTGTGGTCTTCCATTGTCGTGGTCATGGGAGATGTCCGCTTACTACTCCACGCTACCAGGAATTTGGGGATCCCTCTGATCTGGTGCAGGTAGTACTATACATTAAGAGCCGCCATCCATCTTCAGATCTGTTTGCCATCAGTGAAGGTTCTGGGTCTGGTCTGATGCTGTCTTACCTTGGGGAGCGGGGCTCATCCTCCTACCTGGTAGCAGCTGCTTGTATATCACCTGTGTTCTAGGGGCAACTGTTCTTTGAGACACCATGCCCAAAATTATATCATGAGGCATCATTGTTTTACCGCAAGCTGCAAATGAGCAGgtaa